The Synechococcus sp. MVIR-18-1 region GATTAGCGAGCGCACCAAGGCGATCATTCCGGTGAGCTTGTATGGCCAGCCGGCTGATTTTGTTGCCATCAATGCGATTGCCGATCGGCATGGACTGCCGGTGATCGAAGACGGTGCACAGAGCTTTGGCAGCGAGCAGAACGGCCGGCGCAGTTGCGGGCTGAGCACCATCGGCACCACCAGCTTTTTCCCCTCCAAGCCTTTTGGTGGGTATGGCGATGGCGGTGCTTGCTTTACCAATGATGACGGCCTAGCTGATCGCATGAGGCGGGTGTCGCGCCACGGTCAAACAAAGCGTTATTTCCATACCGATATTGGCGTGAATGGCCGGATTGATACCCTCCAGGCTGCCATTTTGCTGGGCAAGTGGCCTAACTTTGCTCAAGAGGTTGAAGCGCGTGGCCGCATTGGCGCTTCATACAGCCAAAAGCTTCAGTCTGCCGGAATTGTCACTACTCCCCAGTTGAAAGCTGGCAATACGAGCGTCTACGCCCAATACACAGTGCAGGTGGATCAGCGTGCTGAAGTACAGGCTTCGCTCAAAGAAATGGGGATTCCTACTTCTGTGCACTATCCCACCCTCCTCAGCC contains the following coding sequences:
- a CDS encoding DegT/DnrJ/EryC1/StrS aminotransferase family protein, encoding MHFINLAEQQRQQLPDGRTIREAVDARIAGVLNHGRYILGPEVEELEHTLAAYVGARHCIAVASGTDALLIALMALGVKAGDEVITTPFSFISTAETIALLGATPIYVDIDPATYNLDSNKLEPAISERTKAIIPVSLYGQPADFVAINAIADRHGLPVIEDGAQSFGSEQNGRRSCGLSTIGTTSFFPSKPFGGYGDGGACFTNDDGLADRMRRVSRHGQTKRYFHTDIGVNGRIDTLQAAILLGKWPNFAQEVEARGRIGASYSQKLQSAGIVTTPQLKAGNTSVYAQYTVQVDQRAEVQASLKEMGIPTSVHYPTLLSQQPALRCVNGRATSQCLQTPLAQAASERVLSLPMHPWLSDDDQGRVVNALMNALQQSSFASAA